One window from the genome of Echinicola vietnamensis DSM 17526 encodes:
- a CDS encoding YceI family protein, translated as MKLIKTTGLFLASALLMVACGQKSETVETSEAQEVAEATGKTVAVDPSASAVSWTGYKPAGKHYGTIPVTAGEVTIEGDAITSGNFTFDIAALKIGDMEEGTENYGKLHGHLQSPDFFDAANHPTATFEVTAVEPFTADATIEDKEEFETEFTPNSLSEQMVENPTHWISGNLTMRGTTKNIKFPAAVSINDGVISAKAGFNIDRTDWGLTYSDESSVADKAKDKFIYNTVNVGFEIKAD; from the coding sequence ATGAAATTAATCAAAACTACCGGCCTATTTCTAGCAAGTGCCCTTTTGATGGTGGCTTGTGGCCAAAAGAGTGAAACCGTAGAAACTTCTGAAGCACAAGAAGTAGCCGAAGCAACAGGCAAAACGGTTGCCGTAGATCCTTCCGCAAGTGCAGTTTCTTGGACAGGATACAAGCCTGCGGGCAAGCATTATGGAACAATTCCTGTGACTGCAGGCGAAGTGACCATTGAAGGCGATGCCATTACCAGTGGTAATTTCACCTTTGATATTGCTGCCCTTAAAATCGGCGATATGGAAGAAGGCACAGAAAATTACGGCAAGCTGCATGGCCACTTGCAATCACCAGATTTCTTCGATGCTGCCAATCACCCTACGGCTACTTTTGAAGTAACTGCAGTAGAGCCTTTTACTGCTGATGCTACAATCGAAGACAAAGAGGAATTTGAAACGGAATTTACCCCTAACAGCCTGAGTGAGCAGATGGTGGAAAACCCTACCCACTGGATCAGCGGTAACTTGACCATGAGAGGAACTACTAAAAACATCAAGTTCCCTGCTGCTGTCAGCATCAACGACGGTGTGATCTCAGCTAAAGCTGGTTTTAACATCGATAGAACCGACTGGGGCTTGACCTATAGCGACGAAAGCTCTGTAGCCGACAAAGCGAAAGATAAATTTATCTATAACACGGTAAATGTAGGCTTTGAAATCAAAGCTGACTAA
- the rfbB gene encoding dTDP-glucose 4,6-dehydratase has translation MQKSILITGGAGFIGSHVVKLFVSKYPNYTIVNLDSLTYAGNLENLKEVENKGNYYFEKIDLLDEKGLVDVFKKYQVTDVIHLAAESHVDRSISDPLAFVKTNVIGTVNLLNAAKSFWEDLEDHLFYHVSTDEVYGSLDDGGFFLETTAYDPQSPYSASKASSDHFVRAYANTYGMKTVISNCSNNYGPNQFPEKLIPLCINNIKNQKSLPVYGKGENVRDWLYVEDHAAAIDVIFHEGKSGETYNIGGWNEWKNIDIVTLLCEIMDRKLGNEKGTSEKLITFVKDRAGHDLRYAIDASKLEKELGWKPSLQFEEGIEKTVDWYLSNESWLKSVTSGDYQNYYKEHYE, from the coding sequence ATGCAGAAATCAATTTTAATTACCGGTGGAGCAGGCTTTATTGGAAGCCATGTCGTGAAGTTATTTGTTTCGAAATATCCGAATTATACCATCGTAAACTTGGATAGCCTAACCTATGCCGGGAATCTGGAGAATCTAAAAGAAGTAGAAAATAAAGGCAATTACTATTTTGAGAAAATCGATCTTCTGGATGAGAAGGGGTTGGTAGATGTATTTAAAAAATATCAGGTTACCGATGTGATTCATTTGGCCGCGGAATCCCATGTGGACAGGTCCATTTCAGACCCCTTGGCCTTCGTCAAAACCAATGTGATAGGAACGGTAAACCTATTGAATGCAGCAAAGTCTTTTTGGGAAGACTTGGAGGATCATTTGTTTTATCATGTGTCTACTGATGAGGTTTATGGTTCTCTGGACGATGGAGGCTTTTTCTTAGAAACCACCGCTTACGACCCACAATCCCCCTATTCGGCTTCCAAGGCCTCTTCCGATCATTTTGTAAGAGCTTATGCCAATACCTACGGGATGAAGACGGTGATCAGTAATTGCTCCAATAATTACGGGCCAAATCAATTTCCTGAAAAGCTGATTCCATTGTGCATCAATAATATTAAAAACCAAAAATCCCTTCCGGTATATGGTAAAGGCGAAAATGTCAGGGATTGGTTATATGTAGAGGACCATGCTGCTGCTATTGATGTGATTTTCCATGAGGGAAAATCAGGTGAGACGTATAATATCGGCGGGTGGAATGAGTGGAAAAATATCGATATTGTGACACTGCTCTGTGAGATAATGGATAGAAAACTGGGCAATGAAAAAGGAACCTCTGAAAAGTTAATCACTTTTGTAAAAGATCGTGCGGGGCATGACTTAAGGTATGCCATTGATGCCAGCAAACTTGAAAAGGAACTTGGCTGGAAGCCCTCATTGCAATTTGAGGAAGGCATTGAAAAAACGGTGGATTGGTACTTGTCCAATGAGTCCTGGCTAAAAAGTGTCACCTCTGGCGATTACCAAAATTACTATAAGGAGCATTACGAATAA
- a CDS encoding anthranilate synthase component I family protein, with translation MKYANTGEFPLQKEWIEKALHWASNHFAYVSYHHHNDISYPHQGFTHVLFAGQHSVAWNDMDAHSGPKAGILSYDLKNKFERLKSQNPSLVNCPETCFFLPELTILFHEKTLEIKSAAPDRLFEEIRDYQPEIVSQKIAPVQVKTSKSEYIQTVRNIQEHIRQGDIYEMNYCIAFEAVVESINPVQVFLDLEKKSPMPFASFFKCQDQYLVGASPERFIKKQGLQITAQPIKGTIQRGKTAEEDANYRESLRLSEKEQAENLMIVDLMRNDLARIAETGSIKVEELFGIYPFRQVYQMISTVTATLRPGTSFTEIIANTFPMGSMTGAPKIKCMELIDRYENFKRGWFSGALGFVDEFGNLDFSVVIRSIIIDTKSKHLFFAAGSAITFDADPAYEYEECLLKAKAIQETLRS, from the coding sequence ATGAAGTATGCGAACACCGGGGAATTCCCTCTGCAAAAAGAATGGATCGAAAAAGCACTGCACTGGGCATCAAACCATTTTGCCTATGTCAGTTACCATCATCATAACGACATTTCTTATCCGCACCAAGGGTTTACCCATGTGCTGTTTGCTGGACAACACTCCGTCGCTTGGAATGACATGGACGCCCACTCCGGTCCCAAAGCGGGAATTCTTAGCTATGACCTTAAAAACAAATTTGAAAGGTTAAAGAGCCAAAACCCTTCACTGGTCAATTGTCCCGAGACATGCTTTTTCTTACCGGAATTGACCATCCTCTTTCACGAAAAAACCCTTGAGATCAAATCCGCAGCTCCTGATCGCCTTTTTGAGGAAATCCGAGACTACCAACCTGAAATAGTCTCCCAAAAAATCGCTCCTGTTCAGGTCAAGACCAGTAAAAGTGAGTACATCCAAACCGTCCGTAACATTCAGGAACATATTCGTCAGGGCGATATCTATGAGATGAATTACTGCATTGCCTTCGAAGCAGTGGTAGAATCGATCAATCCAGTTCAGGTTTTTCTTGATTTGGAGAAAAAATCTCCCATGCCCTTTGCGAGTTTTTTTAAATGTCAAGACCAGTATCTCGTGGGAGCCTCTCCCGAACGCTTCATCAAAAAACAGGGGCTCCAGATCACAGCCCAACCTATCAAAGGTACCATCCAAAGGGGGAAAACTGCTGAAGAAGATGCGAACTATAGAGAATCTCTTCGCCTCAGTGAAAAAGAACAGGCCGAAAACCTGATGATCGTAGACCTCATGCGTAACGACCTTGCCAGGATCGCTGAAACAGGCTCCATAAAAGTCGAGGAGCTTTTTGGCATTTATCCTTTTCGGCAGGTCTATCAAATGATCTCCACCGTTACCGCTACCCTGCGGCCAGGCACTTCCTTTACAGAAATCATTGCCAACACCTTTCCCATGGGTAGCATGACCGGTGCACCCAAAATAAAATGCATGGAATTGATCGATCGCTATGAAAACTTCAAAAGGGGATGGTTTTCAGGAGCTCTTGGTTTTGTGGACGAATTCGGGAACCTAGACTTCAGTGTGGTCATCCGGAGTATTATCATCGACACCAAGTCCAAACACCTATTTTTCGCCGCTGGCAGTGCCATCACTTTCGATGCTGATCCTGCATACGAGTATGAAGAATGCCTGCTAAAAGCCAAAGCCATCCAAGAAACCCTACGTTCCTAA
- a CDS encoding gamma carbonic anhydrase family protein, whose translation MALVKSVNGKVPVFGEKCWLADNATVVGDVRMGEGCTVWFNAVVRGDVHEIVIGNHTNIQDGAIIHCTYQKAGTYIGSNVSIAHNAIVHGCTVHDNVLIGMGAVVMDNAVVHSGAVVAAGAIVLAGTVVEANSIYAGIPAKKVKDTGEEMMAVIKRTAENYPKYASWYEED comes from the coding sequence ATGGCACTAGTAAAATCGGTAAATGGCAAGGTTCCGGTATTTGGGGAGAAATGCTGGTTGGCAGATAATGCCACCGTGGTAGGTGATGTGCGAATGGGGGAAGGGTGTACGGTGTGGTTTAATGCAGTAGTCCGGGGAGATGTTCATGAAATCGTCATCGGAAACCATACCAATATCCAAGATGGAGCCATTATCCATTGTACTTATCAAAAGGCTGGAACCTATATCGGAAGCAATGTGTCCATTGCGCACAATGCCATCGTTCATGGGTGCACCGTCCACGATAATGTACTGATTGGCATGGGGGCAGTGGTCATGGACAATGCCGTCGTGCACAGTGGGGCAGTAGTGGCGGCAGGAGCCATCGTCTTGGCCGGGACGGTGGTGGAAGCCAACAGCATTTATGCTGGAATTCCCGCCAAAAAGGTCAAAGATACCGGTGAAGAAATGATGGCGGTCATCAAACGCACTGCTGAGAACTATCCTAAATATGCTTCTTGGTATGAGGAGGATTAA
- a CDS encoding NAD-dependent epimerase, whose amino-acid sequence MKFLVTGVAGFIGHGLSKKLLQEGHQVVGIDSINDYYDVNLKLARLKDLGIDDAPISEHQKVASTDKSCFEFVKMKLEDGDEMNALFEAERFDIVVNLAAQAGVRYSLENPRAYVDANIVGFVNLLEACRHHPVKHLVYASSSSVYGANKKMPFSTSDNVDHPVSLYAASKKSNELMAHTYSHLYGVPTTGLRFFTVYGPWGRPDMALFIFTKAILNGKPLKVFNYGKMKRDFTYVDDIVEGVYRTALVPPKGQQEGDKEDLSGAPYRLFNIGNSKSVNLMDFIRAIEKATGKEAVLEMLPMQPGDVPATYADVSALSEVTGYKPNTRVEDGVANFVNWYRDYYQV is encoded by the coding sequence ATGAAATTTTTAGTAACTGGAGTTGCTGGATTTATTGGACATGGGTTATCAAAAAAGCTTTTACAAGAAGGGCACCAAGTGGTCGGTATTGATAGTATCAATGACTACTATGATGTAAATCTTAAATTGGCAAGATTAAAAGACCTTGGAATAGATGATGCACCAATCAGCGAACACCAAAAGGTAGCTTCGACGGATAAAAGCTGTTTTGAATTTGTGAAAATGAAGTTGGAGGATGGGGATGAAATGAATGCATTGTTCGAGGCAGAGCGTTTTGATATTGTAGTGAATTTGGCCGCGCAGGCCGGTGTAAGGTATAGTTTAGAGAATCCTCGGGCATACGTAGATGCAAATATTGTGGGCTTTGTGAATTTGCTGGAAGCTTGTAGGCATCATCCAGTAAAACATTTGGTCTATGCTTCGTCCAGCTCTGTATATGGAGCGAATAAAAAGATGCCATTTTCCACTTCGGATAATGTGGATCATCCTGTAAGTTTATACGCTGCCTCCAAGAAGTCCAATGAATTGATGGCACACACCTATAGCCACCTATATGGTGTGCCTACTACTGGATTACGTTTTTTCACGGTTTATGGCCCATGGGGAAGGCCGGATATGGCCCTGTTTATTTTTACGAAAGCTATCCTGAATGGCAAGCCACTGAAGGTATTTAATTATGGGAAGATGAAGCGTGATTTTACTTACGTGGACGATATCGTGGAAGGTGTTTATCGAACGGCTTTGGTCCCTCCAAAAGGGCAACAGGAAGGAGATAAGGAAGACCTTTCCGGTGCTCCCTATAGGCTTTTTAATATAGGAAATTCTAAGTCCGTTAACCTTATGGATTTCATCAGGGCAATTGAAAAAGCCACAGGTAAAGAAGCGGTTTTGGAGATGTTGCCTATGCAGCCAGGGGATGTTCCGGCCACCTATGCGGATGTTTCGGCCCTTTCTGAGGTTACAGGCTATAAACCCAATACCCGAGTAGAGGATGGGGTGGCGAACTTCGTCAATTGGTATCGGGATTATTACCAAGTATAA
- a CDS encoding polysaccharide biosynthesis/export family protein yields MNKLLLTISIALLMISCVSNKRLNYLQNLPDKDPIDLDEFIPYAEVDYEYILQPFDIVDIDFASTDEELTKVFEYQGARNARGGGGNNSGDPFYFTGYSIDKDGTVRIPKLGKIKIAGLTEEAARTKIEAEINQYFKEEVYVRLRTGGIRFTTMGEFNSAGTKVIYKNRATIFDAIALAGESDILAKKNELFLIRQYDGGTKIHQINLNDRALLASPYYFIQPNDILYLQPMSIRQVGDANNIATTLQLAIGLVTAVLFFVALTKD; encoded by the coding sequence ATGAATAAATTGCTATTAACTATATCGATAGCACTGTTAATGATTTCATGCGTCAGTAATAAGCGCTTGAATTATTTACAGAACTTGCCCGATAAGGATCCCATTGATCTTGATGAGTTTATTCCTTATGCGGAGGTAGATTATGAATATATCCTTCAGCCGTTTGATATCGTGGATATTGATTTCGCTTCTACTGATGAGGAGCTGACCAAAGTATTTGAATACCAAGGTGCCCGAAATGCCCGAGGTGGAGGCGGTAATAATAGTGGCGATCCATTTTATTTTACTGGATATTCCATTGATAAGGACGGTACCGTAAGGATACCTAAGCTTGGTAAAATCAAAATAGCTGGACTGACAGAGGAAGCTGCTCGAACTAAGATTGAGGCAGAAATCAACCAGTATTTTAAGGAGGAAGTTTACGTAAGACTGCGAACGGGCGGTATAAGGTTTACCACCATGGGAGAGTTTAATAGTGCAGGTACCAAGGTGATCTATAAGAACAGGGCTACGATCTTTGATGCCATTGCTTTGGCCGGAGAAAGTGATATCCTGGCCAAAAAGAATGAATTGTTCCTCATTAGGCAATATGATGGTGGAACCAAAATTCACCAGATCAATCTTAATGACCGGGCATTATTGGCCTCACCTTATTATTTTATACAACCCAATGATATTCTATACCTACAGCCAATGTCCATTCGACAGGTGGGGGATGCCAATAATATCGCCACTACCTTGCAGTTGGCGATTGGTTTGGTGACGGCAGTGTTGTTCTTTGTGGCTTTAACGAAAGACTAG
- a CDS encoding exopolysaccharide transport family protein: MREGFDIPKFEEEDQPVDIKYYLIKYLRFWPIYLISMMVFLAGVFMYHRYTVEKYEVRGSMLINAAPSPEVRILDRSNIFENPGTLENDMLVFTSKNLAAKALEKVHFDVSYFAYTKIKEIELYQKSPIKVDVDWDHAQQEHGLISLTVVGEDTFTLGTPDHGIFNCFSSQKSISNDTGILGKTFRFEEVIASPKTKFVVNKVASMKVGEKLSFVIHSPSSLVDYYSNAIAVRPQNNYGSVLQVTLRTKVVEKGRDYVNALMNAYMEHDLEKKNQIAENTLKFIEEQMYVVEDSLKLAERRMLNFKVDHKMLDVDSEYGGVLTKIQRLEEKLQEMVFELEYYKSLEAYLAERDGDFSETIAPSMMGITDASLNSMTQQLMTFSMERKRMLSVVNENHPDVEKLDEQIARLRENIFENIKNLVANTEKKKQEAEKKLATYDREFSRLPKAESNFANIFREFKLRENLYNYLLEKRAEVGIAKASNVSDISVVDYAKKGSLIFPKKANNYGMALAIGLLLPLGLILFYDFVNDKIVDQVQLKGALRMPLLGTIGYSEKKTNMLVAEYPKTIASESFRSLRSALFYIASDKKCKRILVTSSVSGEGKTFVSLNLAAAMALSGKKTCVLGMDLRKPRIAQYVGVSNKSGLSSYLVGKSSKEAIIHETDHDNLYFIPSGPVPPNPSELLLKPQLSELMNVLEKEFEVIILDTPPLALVSETKDLLRFSDVNLYIVRQDYTQKKYLLMINDLFDNGQVDNFYGVFNAVKADGNDFGGYNYGYGYNYSFIKKGHYSGYYDDDPEHSQKGWMGRMLDKFRS, encoded by the coding sequence ATGAGAGAGGGGTTTGACATACCGAAGTTTGAGGAGGAAGATCAGCCGGTAGATATTAAGTATTACCTGATAAAGTATCTCCGGTTCTGGCCAATATACCTGATCAGTATGATGGTGTTTTTGGCCGGTGTTTTTATGTATCATCGGTATACGGTAGAGAAATATGAGGTCAGAGGGAGCATGCTTATCAATGCTGCTCCGAGCCCAGAAGTGAGGATCCTTGATCGCTCCAACATTTTCGAGAACCCGGGTACGTTGGAAAATGACATGTTAGTCTTCACGTCCAAAAATTTGGCGGCAAAGGCACTTGAGAAGGTGCATTTTGATGTGAGCTATTTTGCTTACACCAAGATCAAGGAGATCGAGCTATACCAAAAATCCCCCATCAAGGTAGATGTGGACTGGGATCATGCCCAGCAGGAGCATGGCCTGATCAGCCTAACCGTGGTGGGGGAAGATACCTTTACTTTAGGTACACCTGACCATGGCATTTTTAATTGTTTTTCGTCACAGAAATCGATATCAAACGACACAGGCATTTTAGGAAAAACCTTTCGGTTTGAAGAGGTTATAGCATCTCCAAAGACGAAATTTGTGGTAAACAAAGTTGCCTCGATGAAAGTAGGGGAAAAGCTGTCGTTTGTTATTCATAGTCCTTCTTCGTTGGTAGATTATTATTCGAATGCGATTGCTGTACGTCCCCAAAACAATTATGGGTCGGTACTTCAAGTGACCTTACGTACTAAAGTAGTGGAGAAGGGAAGGGATTATGTCAATGCGCTGATGAATGCGTATATGGAGCATGACCTGGAAAAGAAAAATCAGATAGCTGAAAATACCCTTAAGTTCATAGAGGAACAGATGTATGTGGTGGAGGATTCCTTGAAATTGGCAGAAAGGAGGATGCTGAATTTTAAGGTAGACCACAAAATGCTGGATGTGGACTCTGAATATGGAGGGGTGCTGACCAAGATTCAGAGGTTAGAAGAAAAACTTCAGGAAATGGTTTTTGAGTTGGAGTACTATAAATCACTAGAAGCGTACTTAGCAGAAAGAGATGGTGATTTCAGCGAAACCATTGCGCCATCTATGATGGGCATTACCGATGCTTCGTTAAATAGTATGACCCAGCAGCTGATGACCTTTTCCATGGAAAGAAAAAGGATGCTTTCTGTGGTGAATGAAAATCATCCAGATGTAGAAAAATTGGATGAACAAATCGCTCGATTACGGGAAAATATCTTCGAAAACATCAAAAATCTGGTGGCCAATACAGAAAAGAAAAAGCAAGAAGCGGAGAAAAAACTGGCTACTTACGATCGGGAGTTTTCAAGGCTGCCAAAAGCCGAGTCCAATTTTGCCAACATCTTCAGAGAGTTTAAGCTAAGGGAAAACCTTTATAACTACCTGTTGGAAAAACGGGCTGAAGTCGGAATTGCCAAAGCTTCCAACGTGTCGGATATTTCTGTAGTGGATTACGCTAAAAAAGGGAGTCTTATTTTTCCCAAGAAAGCCAATAATTACGGAATGGCGTTAGCGATAGGCCTTCTTTTGCCTCTTGGACTTATTTTGTTCTACGACTTTGTCAATGACAAAATCGTTGATCAGGTACAGCTGAAGGGCGCCCTCAGAATGCCGCTGTTAGGCACCATCGGATATAGTGAGAAGAAGACCAATATGCTGGTGGCAGAGTATCCCAAAACCATTGCGTCGGAATCCTTTAGGTCCCTGCGCTCAGCACTTTTTTACATTGCCAGTGATAAAAAATGCAAGCGTATATTGGTTACATCCAGTGTCTCTGGTGAGGGAAAAACTTTCGTGAGTTTAAACTTGGCCGCTGCCATGGCTTTGAGTGGCAAAAAGACTTGTGTGCTGGGGATGGATTTAAGAAAGCCAAGAATAGCCCAATATGTAGGCGTCAGCAATAAGAGTGGGCTTTCTTCTTATTTGGTCGGAAAGTCATCGAAAGAAGCTATTATCCATGAGACTGATCATGATAATTTATATTTTATCCCTTCCGGCCCCGTGCCCCCAAATCCCTCAGAACTCTTGTTGAAGCCTCAGTTGAGTGAGTTGATGAATGTGCTGGAAAAGGAGTTTGAGGTCATTATTTTGGATACGCCTCCTTTGGCATTGGTGTCTGAGACGAAAGATTTATTGCGGTTTTCGGATGTCAATCTTTACATCGTGAGGCAGGACTATACCCAAAAGAAGTACTTGCTGATGATCAATGACCTATTTGACAATGGTCAAGTGGATAATTTTTATGGGGTTTTTAATGCCGTGAAGGCTGACGGGAATGATTTCGGTGGTTACAACTACGGCTATGGCTACAATTATTCCTTTATCAAAAAAGGACATTATTCCGGATATTACGATGATGACCCAGAGCACTCCCAAAAAGGCTGGATGGGAAGGATGCTGGACAAGTTTAGGAGTTGA
- a CDS encoding cytochrome d ubiquinol oxidase subunit II, producing MLYVVIAFLYLSLLFYLLFGGADFGAGIIELFSGRSLKERTRLLTYQAIGPIWEANHMWLIITIVILFVGFPEIYTLASVYLHIPLSLLLIGIIARGTAFIFRHYDAVKDHFQKVYNLIFVYSSFMTPFFLGILAGTAISGRINPEATDFVSAYLSPWLGWFPLSVGVFTVVICGFLAAVYLIGEANNNEDRDLFRQKAFRMNILTVITGGLVFLVGEWEGIPLFTELINHPVGLAALVLATLSLPVTWLLLKKKKVYWPRVLVGFQITMILITLMASQHPDFIVLQNSTISLENAAAGESTIFALGMALLIGSLFILPALFYLIYSFQKQPISVKKPLKQ from the coding sequence ATGCTGTATGTAGTCATCGCTTTTCTATACCTGTCGTTATTATTTTACCTCCTTTTTGGCGGGGCGGACTTTGGAGCGGGAATCATCGAACTTTTTTCGGGGCGATCATTAAAGGAACGAACCCGACTCCTTACATATCAGGCCATTGGTCCCATCTGGGAAGCGAACCACATGTGGCTGATCATTACGATCGTTATTTTATTTGTGGGTTTTCCTGAAATTTACACCTTGGCCTCGGTATACCTCCACATCCCCCTTTCTTTGCTTTTGATTGGGATCATCGCACGTGGAACTGCCTTTATTTTTCGGCATTATGATGCGGTAAAAGACCACTTCCAAAAAGTCTACAACCTGATTTTCGTCTATTCTTCTTTTATGACCCCATTTTTCCTCGGCATATTGGCGGGCACCGCGATTTCTGGACGCATAAATCCTGAAGCCACCGATTTTGTTTCGGCTTACCTAAGCCCTTGGCTGGGTTGGTTTCCACTGTCTGTAGGAGTCTTTACCGTCGTAATCTGCGGTTTTCTTGCAGCCGTTTACCTGATTGGGGAAGCCAATAATAACGAAGACAGGGATCTTTTCCGTCAGAAAGCTTTCCGCATGAACATCTTAACCGTCATCACAGGAGGCTTGGTGTTTTTGGTCGGTGAATGGGAAGGTATCCCGCTTTTCACTGAACTGATCAACCACCCCGTCGGTTTAGCGGCATTGGTCTTAGCGACCTTGTCCCTGCCTGTGACATGGTTGCTATTGAAAAAGAAAAAAGTATACTGGCCTCGGGTCTTGGTGGGATTTCAGATCACCATGATCCTGATTACGCTGATGGCCAGCCAACATCCTGATTTTATTGTGCTTCAGAACAGCACGATCAGTCTGGAAAATGCAGCAGCAGGTGAAAGTACTATATTCGCACTGGGCATGGCCCTGCTGATCGGAAGCCTGTTTATTCTTCCCGCACTATTTTATTTGATTTACAGCTTTCAAAAACAACCTATCTCAGTAAAAAAACCACTAAAACAATAA
- a CDS encoding IS982 family transposase, which yields MTLTDSKITEIFYLIDEFCIQFEKSTEKHILGNRPKRRPRMSLSEVITIMVMFHTGGFRNMKHFYLYFIKVHKKHLFPQTVSYNRFVELMQSATLPMTIFLKTCCLGEGTGIAFIDSTPIRVCKNKRIKRNKVFKDIAQVGKSTMGYFFGFKLHLVINDKGELLNFVVTQANVDDREPLRNKSFVNNLKGKLYADKGYVSKDLTELLFSDGLHLIANIRNNMKNVLMEMKDKIMLRKRSVIETVNDELKNMCQIEHSRHRSFGNFITNMISGLIAYSFFPKKPAIKYQTVQTNQIALF from the coding sequence ATGACCTTAACTGACTCCAAAATTACCGAAATTTTCTATCTTATCGATGAATTCTGCATCCAATTTGAAAAATCCACTGAAAAACATATTCTTGGAAACAGGCCCAAGAGAAGGCCCAGAATGAGCCTGAGCGAAGTCATTACCATTATGGTGATGTTCCATACCGGGGGATTCCGAAACATGAAACACTTTTATCTCTATTTTATCAAAGTCCATAAAAAACACCTTTTCCCCCAGACCGTTTCCTACAACAGGTTTGTTGAACTGATGCAATCCGCCACCCTTCCGATGACTATATTCCTGAAAACCTGTTGTTTAGGAGAGGGGACAGGTATTGCGTTTATCGACTCAACTCCGATCAGGGTATGCAAAAACAAAAGGATAAAAAGGAACAAGGTTTTCAAAGATATTGCCCAGGTGGGCAAATCCACCATGGGATATTTCTTCGGCTTCAAGCTCCACCTGGTCATCAATGACAAAGGGGAGCTGTTAAACTTTGTGGTCACCCAGGCCAATGTTGATGACAGGGAGCCGCTTAGGAACAAAAGTTTCGTAAATAACCTAAAGGGGAAATTATATGCGGACAAAGGCTATGTTTCAAAGGATTTGACCGAATTGTTGTTTTCAGACGGGCTTCACCTAATTGCCAATATTAGGAATAATATGAAGAATGTCCTTATGGAAATGAAGGACAAAATCATGCTCAGAAAACGATCTGTTATTGAAACGGTAAATGATGAATTGAAAAACATGTGTCAGATCGAACATTCCAGGCACCGCTCTTTTGGAAATTTCATCACCAACATGATTTCAGGACTCATTGCCTACTCATTTTTCCCTAAAAAGCCCGCAATCAAATACCAAACAGTCCAAACTAACCAAATAGCCCTGTTTTAA